In Centropristis striata isolate RG_2023a ecotype Rhode Island chromosome 1, C.striata_1.0, whole genome shotgun sequence, one DNA window encodes the following:
- the si:dkeyp-75b4.8 gene encoding lipopolysaccharide-induced tumor necrosis factor-alpha factor homolog, translating into MEPPSYEEARLHPPALSTVASNVPPPPSYDASLYRPPTPPPTYGEAVTVQPGPFPVLLVPTLPQQTNGTIIHPVTQVGVRQPQPAAVVSQPQPVPVSVTHLGDVPGLVRCPHCNRSVTTDVVYVPGRAAWCTCFLLSMMGLICGCCLIPFMIQSLKDAHHSCPRCGNHVHTHRR; encoded by the exons ATGGAACCCCCTTCGTATGAGGAGGCCCGTCTCCACCCTCCGGCTCTGAGCACCGTCGCATCCAACGTCCCCCCTCCGCCCTCCTACGACGCCTCCCTCTATCGCCCCCCAACACCTCCGCCCACTTATGGTGAAGCAG TTACAGTCCAGCCGGGTCCTTTTCCTGTCCTGTTGGTGCCGACGTTACCTCAACAAACCAACGGGACCATAATCCATCCAGTTACACAAg TCGGTGTCAGACAGCCTCAGCCTGCAGCCGTCGTCTCTCAGCCTCAGCCTGTTCCCGTCTCAGTGACACACCTGGGGGACGTCCCCGGTCTCGTCCGCTGCCCACACTGCAACCGCAGCGTCACCACTGATGTGGTGTACGTGCCTGGCCGGGCTGCCTGGTGCACATGCTTTCTCCTCTCAATGATGGG gttgaTCTGCGGTTGCTGTCTGATTCCCTTTATGATCCAAAGCCTGAAAGATGCTCATCATTCCTGCCCGCGGTGTGGAAaccacgtgcacacacacaggagatgA